TTCCCCCGATGCTGTCAAACTTTTGGGGGTGTCCGTCCACGGGGCCGCCTTGAGCAAGTCGAATGCGAGTTTCTCGCTTGTGTCCAGCGTATGGTTTCAACTTTCCCGACTCATCGAATTCAGGGTCGGGTGATCGACGTCCGCCAAGGTCCATCGCGATCGCGGCATATCCACGGTTCGCCCACATCCAAACCCAATCGGCGAAGGCGGTGCCACCGCCACCATGAATGAGCACGATGCCGGGATACGTGTCGCCATCATTGCCCATGCCCAGCGTTTTCGGCGAGGCGTAAAACGCAAAGACTTCCGTCGCTTCGCCATCGACGTTCTCGCCTTCGTAGATCAACGACTGGATCTTCGCGGTGGGGGCTGCGATTCGATAGACCGGCACTTCCGACTTCAGGCGTTCGATCGGCCAGGTTCCTGGTGTTGGATGGTCGGCCCCGTTGTCGCCTTGGGCGGGGTTTTCAGGCACTGTGATTGGAAAGCCTGACGACATCTGTGTCGTACGGGTGTCTGATGGCGTTTCAAAGACGGCTATTAACAGCTGACGATTCCTTTTACGCGACTAGCGTGAACGTCCCTAGGATTGCGGCTGCGTTAACGTTGTTGCCCTGGTCGATCACGTAGTTCTCTTCGATCGAGACCGTGTAGAGCCCCAGTTCACGCGTCGCGCTAATCTGTGGGATTAAGAACAACTCGAACAGGCCGCCGTTTCCGTTGTCTCCACCGGCAAAGCCAGACGTCATGGTGTCGTAGCCGTTGGGTCCGGTTAATCGCACTCGCGCACCCGATTGAGTGAACTTGAGATTGCTTTCGGTGTCATTGAACTCAAGTGCAAACGATGGTAACGAGGCGGAGACGCTGGCCGTGAGCGTGGTCAGCGAAACGGTTGGTGGAGTGACATCATCCGGGCGAACGGGTCCTTCGACGTAAACCACTTCGAATGTTCCCAGCACGCCAGCGGACGCCACGTTGCCGGCTAAGTCAGTGACATGACCTTCGTTCAGCGACACTGTGTAGGTGCCTTCGGCTAGGTCTCTTTGTGGAAACGCAAATCCATATGTCGTGAACACCTCGTTGGGATCGCCTGTCGAGCCACCACCGAGTGCGTTGGGAGTCCCTTCAAAACCATCTGGGCCGGTAACCGTGATGCCAACTGAGCCGTTGAACTGAATCGGTGATCGATTCGGGACGGGCGACGGTTGGTCGTCACGATAGATTACGGTGAATGAGGGAACGCCGCTGTCTTCCCGGATTTCAACTGTGTTGGTCGCTAAAGTTGCGGTGGGTGGTGTCGTGTCATCCGACACGAAGGATTCTAAGCGAACATCGCTGATCACCAATGAGGCTCCTGCGCCGGATTGGCCGGTATCAATCCAGCCCCAGATCGTCGCGTATTCCATGTTTTGAGGTGCGACGCCTTCCAACACCACCGACTTGCGTGTGGGGACTTCGTTGGGAACAAGACGGCCCTGAGTATCGATTCGATTGTGGTTAGCATCGAAATAGTCGATGCCGACATACCCAGCCTGGGATGCATAAGGAGGGTCCAGTCGCACGAACGAATCGATTTCCAGGTGGAACGCTTCGCCAGCTTGAAGGTCAGCCAGAGTCCACACCGCCGTGCCAACATCATTGCTGACCAGTAAGTTGTTTGTCCCCGGTTCAACAGTTGCAACACCGTTGGGGTCATTGACACGCCAAGTTTGTCCAGCGGCGATAAGCGGACCGCCGGAACCATCTTGCCCATAGTAGAACGCGCCGTTGGTATGCAGCGTATCACCGCGGCCGAAACCCGGGGTGGCTTGATCTTCGGCTCGCCATGTCCCCGTGGAATAGACGGAAGGGGCATTGGTGGTCAGAGTCTGGTTGCCATTGATGTCAATTTTGGCGACTGTCAGATTGCGATCGTATCCAATCTCCGGCTGATACTGATCGTTCACGAAATGGACACTGATGCGATCGGGCGCTATTGCCTGTGCCGTTTGATACGTGTATGCCTGGATGTTGGTCGAAGCGGTCCAAGTTTGCACGACGTTGTCGTCGATTCGCAATTCAAATTGTTCTTGGCCGGTTTGTCCGCTGGCGTAAACGGCAATGTCCAGAGTGTGCTGATACCGGTCTAGCGTGGTGGCGTCAAATGCGAGCGATGATTCGATCAATCCGGTCGCGCGCTCCAAATGCCAATCCGCATCAACGTGGCCATTTTTTTTCGCGAGGCGGCCGGTTACATCTTCCGATGCGGCAACGTCGGCGCCGGTTAGCTCAGCGAGCATACCAATGAATTTCGCTCCTGCGGGACTGCCGCCAGTGTTGCAACCGTATATCAGGATATCCGCCTCGGCGGTCAAAGCGTTAGCCCATCGCGACAACATGGCGCCGTTCGCTGTTAATGTCTTCGTTCGGACGCGTTGCCTGCCCACCGCGATCATGCCCTCGCCTCCATGGGTGACAACGTGCACGCTCTGGACCGACCGGCGTGTTTGCAAGTGATCACTAATTTGCGTCAGCAAGGGTGTTTCGGCATCCAGCATGACAAGCTCGGCCGTGTCCGAAACTCCCTCGATCAGCACGTCCGCATCGGCAAGACCCGCGTCGATGAACACGATTGTTTCACTCACGATTCGATCGTGAGAGTGTCCAGCCGAATCACTTTCTTGAAGCATGGTTGAATCCGGCGTGCTGACCTGCACCGCTTCCGCGATCGCTGCCCCAGCGTCGCCCGCCAACATGATTCGGGGCTCCAAGCTTGTCACGTTCCACGCGACGTGACGATGTTGATCGCGTTGATTGCCGCGCCGCAATTTTGGCAGGATCTTCATTGGTTGAGCTTATTAGGGGATATCTAAGCAGGTGAACGGCCGTTGATCACTAAGCCGTGTGCTTCGCATTAGAATTCCCCCGCCAAATAGAATCAATCATCTTCTTCAGGCCGAAGTTGACAATCACGCCGTTTCTCGCCAATTCACGATCTTGAAATGGTGTCATGACCTTGAAATCGTGCCATGACGACCGTGATCCTGGTCCTAAAAAACTTTTGGTCCTGGAAAACTCCTGGTCCTGGAAAACGTTGCTTGTCAGCCGAGTGATGAATGCGATGCGCCGGGCGGAAAATGGAGATTGCCGCAATGGGCTGAAGTTTCGCGTTCCCCTTGCCAGCCGCTGCTCGGACAAGGATTTCGATGTGAGATATATCTTGCTAGCATCTGGTTTGATATTGGATGCGAGCTTAACCGGTCGTGCAGTTGCCCGGTTGCGCGTTGTCATACCACTACGCTCCATTGGTCGCCTCACTCCAAGAGCCGGTCGGATTGTTGTTGCTTCGCGGAATACTTTCTGCGTTGGGAACGCGGCTTGAACACGGACACGTATTCTCTTCGTCTCAATTCTCTTCGTCTCAACTAGAAGCTTTGACCGTCGACATTTGTATGATGCGACATACCGAGGTTAACTACCCGTACCTGATATGAATGAACCTCCACGCACGATCGGCCGTCCAAGGGAGTTTGATCCGAACAAAATCCTTTCGGAAATTGTGGATCTGTTCTGGCAGCGGGGCTATCACGGCACCAGCTTTCGCGAAATGGAGATCGCAACGGGTGAGCATCGCCAGAGCCTGGTGAATGCATTCGGCGACAAGTCGGCAATCTTTCAGAAAGCTCTGCAGTACTACATCGACTTGCGAGTCAATGAGGTCATGGAGCTTTTGCGAGGTGACGAGGAGCCGCTTGTCCGCGTGAAGCGAGTGTTCCAGCGATGGGAGTCGGACGCGCGGGCTTCGGATCGCCGCGGGTGTCTGTTGATTAATACAGGCGGTGAGATTGGCGCGAAAGATGCGACAGTTGCTGACATCATGGCAAAGTCGACTCAACGTTTAGTGGTGGAGTTTGCCAAGACGTACCAACAGGCGATGGACATGAACGCGATAGCCGATCGTCCCACCGCTCGGTCGCTAGCACGGTTGACCGTTGCGGCCGCAGACGGGGTGATTTTGCACGCTCGTGTGGGCGGCAATGCATCCGCCGCGAAGCAAGCCTTGGATGCCCTGTCCAAGCTGATCTTCGATCGTTAGCAGGACCGGACTCCGTTGCAGTCCACGTTTTCGGTGATGAATTCAACTTTCCCGAGAGTTGTCCGGCGGGCCATCGCATGGGGTGCGCATTCTATTGTTGACCAAGCGTTCAAGAAGTCGTCAGTCCCTTTCACGGAGCATCCAATGAATATTCAAGATTTTCGAAGTCGCCAACAAACTCTCTCGCTCGATGGCGTAATCGACGAACCACTAAAGATCGCATACACCGACGTTGGCGAGGGTGAGCCATTGCTGTTGCTTCACGGCATTCCAACCTGGTCGTTTCTCTTCCATGATGTGATCGATACGCTGGCAAAGCATTATCGTGTGATCGCGCCGGACATGATTGGCTACGGCTATTCTGATCGCCGCGACCACTTCGACCGATCGATTGAAATGCAGGCTGACGTCGTCGAACGTTTCTTGGAGGAACTTGACGTCGACAGTGCTCACTTTATTGCTCACGACATCGGCGGTGGCGTGGCACTGATCTTGGCCGACCGCAATCCAGAATTGGTGCGTTCGATGGTTCTGTCCAATAGCGTTGCTTACGACAGTTGGCCCGTGGACGAGATGTTGGCGTTGGGGCATCCTCGCAACGCCAAATTGTCGTCCCAGGAGATGACCGACAAGCTAGTCGAGAGCTTTGAATACGGCCTGTCGCGGCCCGAACGTCTCACCGACGAATTCAAAGAAGGAATCGTCACGCCGTATCAAGATCGCGAGGGCATTGTCAGTTTGGTTCGTAATGCAGCCAGTTTGAACACGAACCACACCACGCCGCTGACCAGTCGGCTCGGTCAGCTGCAACAACCGACGTTACTACTATGGGGTGTCGACGATCGATGGCAGCCGTACTCGACGGCCGAAAACTTGGCGAAAGACATGCCTCACGCAAAACTTCATCCGATGGAGAACTGCTCGCACTGGGTTCCGCAGGATAACCCGGAGGAGTTTGCAAACGCGACGCTTCAATTTTTAGCGTCCACAGCCGCTCTGGTTTAGAGCTTTTTCGGAAGGACCGTTCATCAATCGTTTTGGTGAAGCGGTATGGCCGTATGGAACGGGGGGCGTACGCAAAGTGGCGAGTGGATACAATTGGTGACCGCGTGTGAAGCTACTTTTGCGAAAGACTGGTCAAATGATTTTAACGCCCCCGGAGGACCTTGGCAGCCCAGAGGATTCTAGTAGCCCAGAGGACTCTGGTAGCCCGGTGGACTCTGGCAGCCCGGTGGACTCTCGTAGCCCCAAGGATGCTTGTATCCCGAAGGGCCCTGGTGGGCCGAAGGATTCGGCAAACTCGAAGGATTCAACGAGTTCGAAGGTGCTGCGCCGATTAAGTCACTTCGAGCTTTTGGTCGCGTTGGTATCGCTACAGGTCTTTCAAAGTTTCTTGTCGCCCGACAGCGTGTTGCAGCGTTCACTGTTCAATGTCTCGTTCCTGGTGTTGGTGTTTTCGGCCTGTCGCACCTTGTCACGTTCTCGGCTACGCACCTACCTCGTGATGGGTGCCGGTGTGTTGGGCTATGTGTTGACGTCGTACAACGAAGTGGGGCGTTCGGTGTGGTTGCTGGCTGGTTCGGACGCCTGCTTCTTATTGGTGTTCGTTCTGTTGTTGGCGTCGTTGGGGGAATCGGTGTTTGGGAAGGGGCTTAGCGACCTGAATCGAATCATTGGAGCCATCAGTATTTACTTTGTCATTGGCTTGTTGTTCGGTTTGTTGTTTTCACTATTGGAAACGTTTCATCCCGGCTCATTTAATCTTGTTATGCAGGCCAACGATGCGTCGGGGCATCATGAAACGTTCAATCAGTTGAATTACTTCAGTAGCGTGACGTTGACGACGCTGGGATACGGCGACATTCAGCCGGTTTCTCGGCCGGCTCGCACGTTGGCGACCCTGGAGGCGATGATCGGCCAGTTGTATCTAGCCATTGTGGTCGCTCAGTTGGTCGGGGTGCGGATCGCACAGCGGGCACATCGCTAGTGGCTCTTTAGCACGAAGTTGGGAAAGTGGTGGATACACTCACTGGTTGGAGCAACCTGGCTGGTCGTTTTCGCCTATCCTTGAACTAACGCAGCATCCTCGATTCGTCTACCCACTTGGGCGGTGGTTCGTGGAAGACACTGCCGTCACGTTAACCCAAGACATTCTGGTAGTAGGACGATCTGGTACAAGGCAATGAAACGAGTACAGAGGACCGACGTGTTTGGCCAGTCACTGGCGAACATCAACCGGATTTGGATTGCGATTTCGATCGTGGGCATGTCAGTTGGCTTGATCGGCTGTGATTCCGGCAAGAACGACTACCAGGCTCCGCCGCCTCCGAGCGTGACGGTTGCCAGTCCAGTGCGACAAGCGATCACGCCATTCATGGAACAGAACGGCATTATCGAGGCGGTCGACGAGGCTGACGTGAGGGCTCGCGTCCAAGGGTTCGTGGAATCGATTGCGTTTGAGCCGGGCAAGGAGGTTGCCGCGGGACAAGTGCTTTACCAGATTGAACCGGAGCAATATCAAGCCGCTGTGAATTCGGCGCAGGCATCGGTGGAATCCTCCCAAGCTTCAATCGAGGTCGCCCGGGCGCTCGTTAGCACGGCGGAGGCCGAGTTGAAACGCACCTCCCAAAACCTGGCCCGCGAACGTGCCATGATGCAAAAGCAAGCTGGGTCGCAGGCTCAGTTGGATGCCGCGATTGCGGCGAACGATGCCGCAACAGCCGCACTGAAGTCAGCCAACGCAAACGTGCAAGCGGCGATCGCGGAAGAGAGTAAAAGCCAGGCGAGTCTCGCCCAGGCGAAGCTGGATTTGGGGTACACGACGGTGAAGTCGCCAATCCGAGGTCGTATCTCGAAGACTGACGTGAAGCAAGGCAACCTGGTCGAGAATGGGACCAAGTTGACCACCGTTGTGAATCACGAAAAAATGTTTGCCAACTTCAGCGTCAGCGATCGCGAGATCATGCGGCTGATGAAGCAGAAGCGGGAACGTTTGCTGCCCAAAGAAGAACTGGATGAGCCCGATTGGAACAAGATGCCGGTGTATTTGAAGCGGGAGACTGACGATGGGTTCTCGTTTACGGGGGTGCTCAATTATGTGGACCAGCAAGGCGTCGATGCGGCGACGGGCACGCTGGGTTTGCGAGCCCAGTTTGACAACTCACACGACATGCTGATCCCCGGACTATTCGTTACCGTGCGGATGCCATTGGGGGACGCCGATGAGGTGACGTTGGTTCCGGAGTATGCGGTTCTTCGCGATCAGCGAGGGCAGTATTGCTTGGTGGTCAACGGGGAACAGAAGGTCGAGCGTGTTGAGGTTTCAGTGACTCAAACTGTCAGCGGTTGGTCGGTAATTGAATCCGGGCTGACACTGGATTCTCGAGTCGTCGTCGACGGATTGCAGCGAGCTCGGCCGGGATTGGAGGTCAAGGCGACGGCCAAGACGCTCGAAGTGACCGACTTCGCGTTGATGCGGGGAATGTCGTCGGAACCCGCTGACCAACCATCGCGTGGCGATGGGACCAATCCCCAGTCCACCGACACGTCAAACGGCGATGCCGAGCTAAGTCCTTCCGAAGTCGAATGAATCGAAAGAAAGCAATCGTCTGATGTCACGCTTCTTTATCTATCGTCCCATTTTCGCGTCGGTGATCTCGATCATCATCATGATCGCGGGCGTTGTGTCGTTCGGTGCGTTACCGGTCGCCAAGTTCCCGCCAATCGCACCGCCCACGGTGAGTGTGACGGCGATCTATCCGGGCGGTGACGCACGCACGATTGCCGAAACGGTGGCGACGCCAATCGAGCAACAGGTCAATGGTGTGGAGGGCATGATTTACATGTCTTCGACCAGTGCCAATGATGGTACCTATACGCTGACGGTAACCTTTGAAGTCGGAACGGACATGGACATCGCGTCTGTGTTGGTCCAAAACCGGGTTGCGATTGCGGAGGCGCAGTTGCCCTCGGAGGTGCGATCGCAGGGGATCACGACGAAGAAGAAGTCGACCCAGATCCTGCAGTTCATTGCGCTGACATCGCCGGACGGCACGTACGATGATTTGTTTTTAAGCAACTATTCGTTGACGGTGAAGGATGAACTGAGTCGAGTTGCCGGGGTCGGTGAGGTCCAGGTCTTTGGTGCAGGCGATTACAGCATGCGGATCTGGTTGGATCCGCGTAAGTTGAAACAACGGGGTTTAACGACTGCGGATGTGGTCGCCGCGATCCGTGAACAAAACGTGCAGGTCGCGGCCGGGCAAGTGGGCGCCGCACCCGCGCCCGAGGGTACCGCGTATCAGTTGACCGTTAGCGCTCGTGGGCGGTTGGCGACGACGACGGAGTTCGAAGACATCATCATCACGGCCGGGGAAGACGGTCGTGCGCTGCGTGTGAAGGATGTTGCCCGAGTGGAGTTGGGTGGGAAGGATTACACGTTCGACTCGCGTTTCGACGGTCAGCCTTCGGCATCGATCGGGATCTATCAATTGCCGGATGCAAATGCGATCACGACGGCCTCGCTCTTGCGAGACAAGATGAAGGAACTGAGTGAAAGCAGTAACTGGCCCGAGGGAATGGTCTATCAGATTCCCTTTGACACGACGCTTTTCGTGGAAGCTTCGATCACGGAAGTCTACAAAACGCTTGCCGTCGCCGTGTTGTTGGTGGTGCTGGTGATTTATGTGTTCTTGCAAGATTGGCGTGCCACAATCATTCCGGTGATCGCGATTCCGGTGTCGCTGATCGGAACCTTTGCAGTGATGAATGTGATCGGCTTTTCAATCAACATGCTTTCCCTGTTTGGGATTGTGTTGGCGATCGGGATTGTGGTCGATGATGCGATCGTCGTGGTCGAGAATGCCACGCGGCACCTAGCGGACGGTTTGAAACCGAAAGAGGCCGCGGTGAAGGCGATGTCAGAGATCACTGGTCCGGTGATCGCGACCACGCTGGTCTTGCTTGCCGTGTTTGTTCCGACGGCGTTCATGGGCGGCATCACGGGCGAACTGTCGCGACAATTTGCGTTAACGATTTCCGGTGCGGTGTTGATCAGTACGCTCAACGCGCTAACCCTGAGTCCGGCGTTGTGTGGTTTGATTTTGCGACCGCCAACCGAAACGAGCTTTGTGGGATTCCGATGGTTCAATCGCGGGTTCGATGGAGCTACGTCAGTCTACGCGATCGTGATTCGGTGGTTTGTCCGTCTCGTGTTGGTGGTGCTGGTGGTGTACGTCGCCTTGGTCGGCACGACCGGTTTGACGTTCAATTCGCTTCCGACCGGTTTCGTTCCGTCGGAGGATCAGGGTTACTTGTTTGTGAACGTTCAATTGCCCGATTCGGCATCGAGTGAACGGACGCAAGAAGTGATGCGAGAGTTGGAGGGAATCTATGAGGACATTCCTGGCGTCTCGAATAACCTATCGATTGCTGGGTATTCACTGCTGGGCGGTTACGCGGGATCCAACCTTGGTTTCTCCGTCGTGATTCTGGATCCGTGGGATGAGCGAACTGACCCAGAGAAGAGTCTGCCAGCGATCCTAGGTACGCTGCAGCAGCGATTCAGCACGGTACAGAGTGCGGTTGTGTTCGCGTTCTCTCCGCCGCCCATTGACGGTCTCGGTGCAGCGGGTGGGTTCCAAATGGAGGTGCTCGATCAGGGTGGCAACGGGTACGCATCCTTGCAAGCGACAGCGGAGGACTTGGCGGGCGCTGGCAACGGGCAAACCGATTTGGCGGGGTTGAATTCTTCGTTCCGCGCCAACGCACCTCAGCTTTTTGCGGACGTGGATCGCGTCAAGGCGAAGAACATGAACGTGCCGCTGGAGACCGTGTTCGGTACCCTGCAGGCCTACCTCGGGTCCGCGTATGTCAACGACTTTACCTACAACAACCGGTCTTACCAGGTTCGTGTGCAGGCGGAAGCCGCCTATCGCGCGTCGGCGGAAAGCATT
The sequence above is drawn from the Neorhodopirellula lusitana genome and encodes:
- a CDS encoding efflux RND transporter permease subunit produces the protein MSRFFIYRPIFASVISIIIMIAGVVSFGALPVAKFPPIAPPTVSVTAIYPGGDARTIAETVATPIEQQVNGVEGMIYMSSTSANDGTYTLTVTFEVGTDMDIASVLVQNRVAIAEAQLPSEVRSQGITTKKKSTQILQFIALTSPDGTYDDLFLSNYSLTVKDELSRVAGVGEVQVFGAGDYSMRIWLDPRKLKQRGLTTADVVAAIREQNVQVAAGQVGAAPAPEGTAYQLTVSARGRLATTTEFEDIIITAGEDGRALRVKDVARVELGGKDYTFDSRFDGQPSASIGIYQLPDANAITTASLLRDKMKELSESSNWPEGMVYQIPFDTTLFVEASITEVYKTLAVAVLLVVLVIYVFLQDWRATIIPVIAIPVSLIGTFAVMNVIGFSINMLSLFGIVLAIGIVVDDAIVVVENATRHLADGLKPKEAAVKAMSEITGPVIATTLVLLAVFVPTAFMGGITGELSRQFALTISGAVLISTLNALTLSPALCGLILRPPTETSFVGFRWFNRGFDGATSVYAIVIRWFVRLVLVVLVVYVALVGTTGLTFNSLPTGFVPSEDQGYLFVNVQLPDSASSERTQEVMRELEGIYEDIPGVSNNLSIAGYSLLGGYAGSNLGFSVVILDPWDERTDPEKSLPAILGTLQQRFSTVQSAVVFAFSPPPIDGLGAAGGFQMEVLDQGGNGYASLQATAEDLAGAGNGQTDLAGLNSSFRANAPQLFADVDRVKAKNMNVPLETVFGTLQAYLGSAYVNDFTYNNRSYQVRVQAEAAYRASAESISDLDVRDRSGRMVPLGSIVNVQDDFGPSVVRRYNLYPSAAINGSAAPGKSSGEALNLMEQMADSRMSPGFGYAWTGMSYQEKQAAGGQGMVFLLAVVAVFLVLAAQYESWTSPAAVIAVVPLAVLGVVMALVLRGAPNNTYTQIGIVLLVALASKNAILIVEFASEERRRGLSIGDAAVNAARLRFRAILMTAFSSILGFLPLLVATGAGAASRQAVGNAVVGGMVAATVFSLLFVPTFFVVFQRIAEWRKTEPAMAADDPTVASGESLASDESPE
- a CDS encoding potassium channel family protein, whose product is MILTPPEDLGSPEDSSSPEDSGSPVDSGSPVDSRSPKDACIPKGPGGPKDSANSKDSTSSKVLRRLSHFELLVALVSLQVFQSFLSPDSVLQRSLFNVSFLVLVFSACRTLSRSRLRTYLVMGAGVLGYVLTSYNEVGRSVWLLAGSDACFLLVFVLLLASLGESVFGKGLSDLNRIIGAISIYFVIGLLFGLLFSLLETFHPGSFNLVMQANDASGHHETFNQLNYFSSVTLTTLGYGDIQPVSRPARTLATLEAMIGQLYLAIVVAQLVGVRIAQRAHR
- a CDS encoding TetR/AcrR family transcriptional regulator, with amino-acid sequence MNEPPRTIGRPREFDPNKILSEIVDLFWQRGYHGTSFREMEIATGEHRQSLVNAFGDKSAIFQKALQYYIDLRVNEVMELLRGDEEPLVRVKRVFQRWESDARASDRRGCLLINTGGEIGAKDATVADIMAKSTQRLVVEFAKTYQQAMDMNAIADRPTARSLARLTVAAADGVILHARVGGNASAAKQALDALSKLIFDR
- a CDS encoding efflux RND transporter periplasmic adaptor subunit, encoding MKRVQRTDVFGQSLANINRIWIAISIVGMSVGLIGCDSGKNDYQAPPPPSVTVASPVRQAITPFMEQNGIIEAVDEADVRARVQGFVESIAFEPGKEVAAGQVLYQIEPEQYQAAVNSAQASVESSQASIEVARALVSTAEAELKRTSQNLARERAMMQKQAGSQAQLDAAIAANDAATAALKSANANVQAAIAEESKSQASLAQAKLDLGYTTVKSPIRGRISKTDVKQGNLVENGTKLTTVVNHEKMFANFSVSDREIMRLMKQKRERLLPKEELDEPDWNKMPVYLKRETDDGFSFTGVLNYVDQQGVDAATGTLGLRAQFDNSHDMLIPGLFVTVRMPLGDADEVTLVPEYAVLRDQRGQYCLVVNGEQKVERVEVSVTQTVSGWSVIESGLTLDSRVVVDGLQRARPGLEVKATAKTLEVTDFALMRGMSSEPADQPSRGDGTNPQSTDTSNGDAELSPSEVE
- a CDS encoding alpha/beta fold hydrolase, with translation MNIQDFRSRQQTLSLDGVIDEPLKIAYTDVGEGEPLLLLHGIPTWSFLFHDVIDTLAKHYRVIAPDMIGYGYSDRRDHFDRSIEMQADVVERFLEELDVDSAHFIAHDIGGGVALILADRNPELVRSMVLSNSVAYDSWPVDEMLALGHPRNAKLSSQEMTDKLVESFEYGLSRPERLTDEFKEGIVTPYQDREGIVSLVRNAASLNTNHTTPLTSRLGQLQQPTLLLWGVDDRWQPYSTAENLAKDMPHAKLHPMENCSHWVPQDNPEEFANATLQFLASTAALV
- a CDS encoding DUF4347 domain-containing protein, whose amino-acid sequence is MKILPKLRRGNQRDQHRHVAWNVTSLEPRIMLAGDAGAAIAEAVQVSTPDSTMLQESDSAGHSHDRIVSETIVFIDAGLADADVLIEGVSDTAELVMLDAETPLLTQISDHLQTRRSVQSVHVVTHGGEGMIAVGRQRVRTKTLTANGAMLSRWANALTAEADILIYGCNTGGSPAGAKFIGMLAELTGADVAASEDVTGRLAKKNGHVDADWHLERATGLIESSLAFDATTLDRYQHTLDIAVYASGQTGQEQFELRIDDNVVQTWTASTNIQAYTYQTAQAIAPDRISVHFVNDQYQPEIGYDRNLTVAKIDINGNQTLTTNAPSVYSTGTWRAEDQATPGFGRGDTLHTNGAFYYGQDGSGGPLIAAGQTWRVNDPNGVATVEPGTNNLLVSNDVGTAVWTLADLQAGEAFHLEIDSFVRLDPPYASQAGYVGIDYFDANHNRIDTQGRLVPNEVPTRKSVVLEGVAPQNMEYATIWGWIDTGQSGAGASLVISDVRLESFVSDDTTPPTATLATNTVEIREDSGVPSFTVIYRDDQPSPVPNRSPIQFNGSVGITVTGPDGFEGTPNALGGGSTGDPNEVFTTYGFAFPQRDLAEGTYTVSLNEGHVTDLAGNVASAGVLGTFEVVYVEGPVRPDDVTPPTVSLTTLTASVSASLPSFALEFNDTESNLKFTQSGARVRLTGPNGYDTMTSGFAGGDNGNGGLFELFLIPQISATRELGLYTVSIEENYVIDQGNNVNAAAILGTFTLVA